A stretch of Cyanobacterium sp. HL-69 DNA encodes these proteins:
- the pgsA-3 gene encoding CDP-diacylglycerol--glycerol-3-phosphate 3-phosphatidyltransferase PgsA: protein MNLPNTITFSRIVLIIPILWCLYQPMEIYQWWAWGLFLLASLTDWLDGYLARRLNQVTDLGKFLDPLTDKILVVAPLLVLVERQIIPSWGVFLILLREIAIAGWRVSPQQKTVSGANVWGKFKTVSQISAIALLLLPRYPWALEMGIIIFWVSVILTIVSGLIYLIPPQETA from the coding sequence ATGAATCTTCCCAATACTATTACTTTTAGTCGCATTGTTTTGATAATTCCTATTCTCTGGTGTTTATATCAGCCAATGGAAATTTATCAATGGTGGGCTTGGGGTTTATTTTTACTGGCTTCTCTTACTGATTGGTTGGATGGTTATTTGGCAAGGCGTTTAAATCAAGTTACGGATTTAGGTAAGTTTTTAGATCCTTTGACGGACAAGATTTTGGTAGTTGCTCCTTTATTGGTTTTGGTTGAGCGTCAGATAATCCCTAGTTGGGGAGTCTTTTTGATTTTGTTGCGAGAAATTGCGATCGCAGGTTGGCGGGTAAGTCCTCAACAAAAGACTGTATCAGGAGCTAATGTGTGGGGTAAGTTTAAGACTGTTAGCCAGATAAGTGCGATCGCCCTTTTACTTTTACCTAGATACCCTTGGGCATTAGAAATGGGAATAATTATATTTTGGGTGTCGGTAATACTAACCATCGTTTCAGGGTTAATTTACCTCATTCCCCCACAAGAAACAGCCTAA